The Solanum pennellii chromosome 11, SPENNV200 sequence ATtcaaacaatacaatacattatgaaataataCGTAATGACCGTCCAAACAGAGTGTTAAGCAAAATGCATCATAGAGTAATCGAAAAGAATCAAACCTCATCGGGTCCACGGAACTTTCAAGTGCAGCAGCAATCTCCATTCTCAAACCCGCAGGCTCCTTCCTCTTGCTCTGAATAAATCCAACAAGGCCACTAGCATCCATTCTCTTACAGTAACTCCTCAACACTTCAGCCAAGCTTTTCTCGCTTAAATCCCCCAAACTCTCAATCTCAGATATAGCAGCATCCTTCATTTCCACAATTCGAGCACCCATGCTCGATTCCCTATCGGGTAACGCATTCTCTCGATTCTGGATCTTCAGCAAGGCATCTTCCGTCTTCTCCTTGAAAGTTTTGATACGAGTATCGAGGGTTTCCGATTTTTGACAGAGAGTATAGTTTATGTCAGTGAAATGGGTAGTTAGGGTTTTGTTGAGGTCAGTTATGGTGGTGAGTAAGGTCTGTCGAGCTTCGAGGTTGTTGAAGAAGGTATGAATCGGTTCAAGGTTCGTTACAGTATCTGCCGCCATGGAAATGGAGCTTTCTGCAACTGCAAATTTGTGTGGGAGAAAGAAGATATACAAACAATAAGCCTTTTGAGCCCATGTTGATATTATTGGACTTCCAAATTACTCAAACATGGCCCATAGTCATTTATCGAAAAAGTCGAGATAATCCTGAATTTCTATTTcgtgatttattatttcaaaaatagcaATATCCGACCCATATTGTATCTTGATTTAAACACGCACAATTCCAAAACATGTGATCGGAATTTCCATATTGTTCGGATGGTTGTTAcgtattgtttcataatgtatcgTATTGTATCACATTGTATTGTTTTAATGAATACAATATTTTGATAGATTGTATCGTTTTCCATCGTTACATAATGTCATACATCCATAACCTGGATGATAAACGTATAAGAAAAGTAGGTACAGAGTAGATCTACTACGAAGAAGGTAGGATAATAGatgaaacatgattttattaaataatacataaacacaaaatgagaagaaaatacTAAGGTAACATGCGATCACACCAAATTAATCGTTATATAAAATAAGCTCTTCGTCGTTACCTAACAATGAATttaaacaatacaatacaaatcAAATCTCTACCATAAcgattaatttaatataattacatattaccttaatattttcttctcattttgtgTTTAcgtattatttaataaaatcataCAACACATAATCTAAAATTGTTCAAAAGCACAAATGAAAAGAAGTATTActaaaattgtttaaaaaaataagacaaaatataGTTAGTAGTAGATTATAATAAAAAGTCCAATTACTTTTGAAGACtaccaaaaatttaatatataacaaTGATAAGACAAAAGTGTCAACAATATTGGCATCAACTTTGAGTTTCCCAaccttttttttatcaatattttaaaatttactagctaattcaaattcatattataaaaaagttacgattaaaattttaaattttgatcgaCACTTACTCATATAGTGAATAAATATAATtgattcttattattatatattctcTTATGCCTTTCATTAAAGATCTTTTAcgttttttatttaaaagaaattttaatttcataacttaaacttgaaaaattatttatctcaATTGTCTAACTTATATATATCAGTTTCAACTTGCAACAATTGCTATGAAGTGACATCATTTTATATAAGTTATACCTTAGTTTATGGTTAATTCTTCTAATCATAatacttattaattaatatgatgttaattaatcaatcaatcaatttaTATGACGATGAGTTTTGTAATTGTATACAatcatcaatattttataataataacaatgatatttaTGATACTAATAAATCTTTAGATATTTATTTCCCATGGAGAAGGAGAGAACAATTTGTTTATTCACTACGTTGAACGCGATatgtaataacaaaaatatccaaaatcaTGTGATTGTTTAACGTCAAAATATggtgaaatataatttttatatttttttaaagaaaaatttactTCTCGTTCTACGATAATAATTCGTAAATCACATGTTGTGTGACAAGCTTGAGAGTACAGAGGACGAAGAGAGTATGTAGCATGCTTTGTTCATCGAGGCATAATTACGTAcacgtatgacttatatgtAACATGTATAATTGTATATCATCAATGTATAATCtatgtatattgattatgaATAATCCAAACTATTTATGTGAAGattcattaaaaatatctttaatataaTAGATATTAAATCTTCTTTAACTTCTTCGAACTActtatttataaatgaattttcCCCCCTATTAATTCTATATTAATTCTAGTGATATACCTTAGATTCTCAAGCAAGGGTGCCTAAAAAGTACCTaaaaatttttgtattattatgaatatgatataattattttccaCTTGCAGccactaaatatatatacaataatttTCCCCATCAAACATACACCATTATTTagtataaaaaatgaaaaaagagattTTATTGGGTCGTGATACAATAACAAGActatttcattttcaattagaaattttgaattgaagaaaattttattggGAGTATTACTTCTGAAATAATCcaataatataaaattcatactaAATCGAAGCTTTAATGCAGAATTCAGACGAtgagaaatataattttattaaaatctttttttaaattcttaattatatttttatttttttaaaaaaaataatcgtGTAACAACAAGCAACTTCCTAGTCAAACAACCTAGAGACAGTTGTACACAGTTTGAAGAATCCAAATACTCTAcaactttaattaatttattttttatacttacTAGCAACTTACcaacaaacaaacaaataaataataataataataacaataataataataatgtgattcttttttaatattaattaaatatcttaaatttaaataacgtcatcgaaagaaaaaaaattcatgtaacAAGTGGTTAATTTATGCAAATAACCCCTTTTAGACTATCCGTTATCATTTATCATATAGATTTTGTCCCTAATTTTAGAAGTCGTATAAATAAAGCTCTTATAAAATTACATCATGATAACGTTAAACGTTAGATACAaatctaattatatttatttatatattctcGATTTTATAGATAATATATAAGACAAATAAGGTCATCTAATATTTACAATAACTTACGAGCTTTAGAgtttaaaatataatcaaatttattaaaaagaatctTTAGTTTATGTTCATAagattcaaaagaaataattaaaagggTCATGTATTAAACAACTATCTCGAAAAGAAATAAcatgtgaaatttttttgataaaaagcGAACACAAAATATATAACACGAATCTGAATTAATCGAGAGAGTTAAACCATATGCTTCAAGAAAGAtccaacataataataatttaatatatagatTAGTCATAACAATAATGgtttaataaatacaaaattacaaaatgtTACTAAAAGTTGTCACCATTAAGGTGGCCTCATGTGTAAACGTGTCAATCTATTTacaggtattttttttttgtacacaTTAATAATTATAGCTTGATTGATagtgataaaaattaaaaattaatttccaaTTTTGTCCTCCTTAATTTTCCtctatatatatcaaaaataaaatcaacttCACTATAGAATagcaaaaaacaaaacaaattttttttttttttttagagaatttcaagaaatggcaatgaaaaatcaagaaaatgttggaattttaaagaaatttccAGAAGCTTCTAATAAAATGTATTCATTTGGGAGTAATGTGAAGAAAATAGCTAAAGAAGATCCAAGAAAATTAATTCATTCAATTAAAGTTGGATTAGCAATTGCATTAGTTTCATTGTTTTACTACTTTGAACCATTGTTTGATTATGAAGGATTTGGTGTTTCTTCAATGTGGGCTGTTTTAACAGTTGTTGTCGTCTTCGAATTTTCTGTTGGTAAGTTTTTACTATTCAAATCGTAAgagtttaattaatttcacGTATGATCATCGCATATATAATAAATGGAAGATTATTTGAAGGATTGTGTTACTTCATGTTAATAAGTTAAACGATTGAAATTATCTATGAACTTCGTCGTTAATTTTTGCtatattacttatatatatatttttttataatccgTCTCTAATCTGATGCTGAATAGGATTAACAACGATTTTGTTATTTAGTTACAGAATTTATTCATCACTACTTTCTATAGTGTTTTAATGGTATAGAGACTTTTTTTAACCCCTTCTCACGAGCTCCTATATTTGTTTTCTTGGTGACTCGAACTCACAATctggaaaaaataattattattataattattttattttatttaaagagGTTACGAATTAATCACTCTTAACTTTTgtctaaatttatttaatttaattttattaggaGCAACACTTGGGAAAGGAGTTAATAGAGGATTAGCAACATTTTTAGCTGGTTCATTAGGTGTTGCAGTTCATAGACTTGCTACCTTTACAGGGTCAGACAAATTGCAACCAATAATACTTGGATTATCTGTTTTTTCAATAGGTAAATCGACGTTTAAATACTGACGATATATATATCTtagatttaatatatatttgtataataaatGTAAATGTTTAAGTAGTTTTTATGTGATTAATTTTGGTGATTGGGTTAAACAGCTGCGGTAGCGACATTTTTGAGATTCGTACCAAAATTGAAAGCGAGATATGACTATGGcattctcatttttattttgacgTTCTCAATGATATCTGTCTCGGGGTATCGGGACCCTGTGGTGCTTGATAAGGCGATTACCCGAGTAACTACGATCCTCATTGGGGGCGCGGCGGCGATCATGTTTAATGTGATTATATACCCGGTATGGGCCGGTGAAGATCTACACAATTTAATTGCCACAAATATTGAAGATCTTGGAATTTCTCTTGAAGGTGTGTCATCTTTCTTTTTAGttcgttttaaaaaaaaatctttatttgataacttcgtgatttcaattttttacataacatattcacaaaatatattgttagttaaaaattataagattgaAAACTCTTTCGTACTAACACTTCCTGATTAGTAGAACTAACATCTAAAGAATAACAACAAATGTCAATTCCTTATATTGGCGTGACACATTTTAACATCTCgaatatttagaaaaatatatattataacaacaaattcaacataaaaccaataatatgaataaataaatccAACTCTATTATCTGAAAAAAGTAAATTTCAAATCTAACTCAATTTCAAAATTAGCTGATTATCTTATAATAAGACCACAACTTATTCTTTTAAGCCATGTGTgacattatttaatttacatGTATATATTAATGTTATGTGTACCAATAGCTACCAATATTAGTGTATGAGTCAATGTAACATaactaacaatatatatattatatgagtTGATATGATAAACATAATTCTGTGCTTATAAAATTATactgaatattttatttattaaattttattgcaTTAATTTGTAGGATATGGAACTCAATACTTCAAGAAAATAGATGTGAAGTCTGAAGAGGAAGTAGAGAGAATATCTCTTAAGGAATACAAATGTGTTGTCTACTCAAAAGCTAGTGAAGAAAATCTGGTTAgtcaaaaacaaattattatttaattagcttattttgtcaaatttttgagaagttaaaaataaaattttaataaatgtacAATTAATTTCTATATAGAAAATTCTAATGACAATTACAATTTTGTCCCTAATAGGTCAATTTTGCAAAATGGGAGCCACATCATGGAAAATTCAGATATAGACATCCATGGGgtcaatatttgaaaattggAGATATTGTTCGTGAATGTGCCATTAAAATCAATGCTTTGAATTCAGATCTTACCTCTTGCAATATGGTAATTATACTAAACACAATATATTTATACGAAAGAGAAACAGTTCGATACACGaaacattttatgtttatttaaaaTTCTGAGAGGGTCTCACCCTAAGGGATCGGGTGTAATATGGATACATCATACACTAACACAAGCATTAGTGATCAACATAAGTCGCATAAAGTCAATTTA is a genomic window containing:
- the LOC107004378 gene encoding aluminum-activated malate transporter 2-like produces the protein MAMKNQENVGILKKFPEASNKMYSFGSNVKKIAKEDPRKLIHSIKVGLAIALVSLFYYFEPLFDYEGFGVSSMWAVLTVVVVFEFSVGATLGKGVNRGLATFLAGSLGVAVHRLATFTGSDKLQPIILGLSVFSIAAVATFLRFVPKLKARYDYGILIFILTFSMISVSGYRDPVVLDKAITRVTTILIGGAAAIMFNVIIYPVWAGEDLHNLIATNIEDLGISLEGYGTQYFKKIDVKSEEEVERISLKEYKCVVYSKASEENLVNFAKWEPHHGKFRYRHPWGQYLKIGDIVRECAIKINALNSDLTSCNMTQEGRKIIQEPCTKMSIECGSALKEIAMSMKTMTIYPTIDSHILKAKSSSEKLRSIIRNGDLIEELELQKLLPSTRIASLMLDIVSNSIEIVNSVNQLATLMKFKILSSKPKRLGSKSRIPSGNIGEAHLVVNVE